The proteins below are encoded in one region of Meriones unguiculatus strain TT.TT164.6M chromosome 18, Bangor_MerUng_6.1, whole genome shotgun sequence:
- the C4bpb gene encoding C4b-binding protein beta chain, which translates to MRSWIVCCLMWLISSLDEGCPKLPPVDNSVFVGKEIEGQTLGIYLCIKGYHLVGKQSFVFSSSEELDVSLPECHLGHCPNPVLENGTVSSSGPVNASDKIMFKCNDGYILRGSNWSQCLENHTWAPPFPICQSRDCEPPGIPDHGYFEGENFTSESVVTYFCESGYHLVGIQKLQCIDGNWNSSYPTCEPIQEASKPAEQIALEKAIHAFQEGKDLCSATENFVRSLKESGPTMEELKYSLEMKKTKLKEYILSKYK; encoded by the exons ATGCGTAGTTGGATTGTGTGCTGTCTGATGTGGCTGATTTCTTCTTTAGATG AGGGCTGTCCAAAACTTCCTCCAGTGGACAATAGTGTATTTGTTGGAAAGGAGATAGAAGGACAGACTCTGGGGATTTACCTTTGTATCAAAGGCTACCACTTGGTGGGAAAGCAGTCTTTTGTCTTCAGTTCCTCAGAGGAATTGGAtgtctccctccctgagtgccact TGGGCCACTGTCCCAACCCTGTACTGGAAAATGGCACAGTCAGTTCTTCTGGACCTGTGAATGCAAGTGACAAAATTATGTTTAAATGCAATGACGGTTACATCCTCAGGGGAAGCAATTGGAGTCAATGCCTAGAGAACCACACCTGGGCACCTCCCTTTCCCATCTGCCAAAGCA GAGACTGTGAACCTCCTGGGATTCCTGACCATGGCTATTTTGAAGGAGAAAACTTCACCTCAGAATCTGTTGTTACTTATTTCTGTGAAAGTGG GTACCACCTAGTGGGCATACAGAAGCTGCAATGCATTGATGGGAATTGGAACAGTTCCTATCCTACCTGTGAGCCCATTCAAGAAGCCTCCAAACCAGCTGAACAGATTGCACTTGAGAAAGCAATT catgCCTTCCAGGAGGGAAAGGACCTTTGCAGTGCCACAGAGAACTTTGTGAGGAGCCTAAAGGAAAGTGGACCAACAATGGAAGAACTGAAATATTCCCTGGAGATGAAGAAAACTAAGCTGAAGGAATACATTTTATCGAAATATAAGTAA